In Puntigrus tetrazona isolate hp1 chromosome 24, ASM1883169v1, whole genome shotgun sequence, a genomic segment contains:
- the tmem108 gene encoding transmembrane protein 108: protein MKRSLQVLPHQLLSVLLILSVPVGLVFSTEELQPSQTPRDFVSMSTSSRTLATLSAGPLSWQEGSRTGDLHIQSMASLEANSRPTAVHSFQTPKNTVPSAIIQTSTVGVHAFGSRDQAIPNVPLPESDAHQLTSRSMVNRTSSGFFTTKTQDQNFSTNTDKPSTISRKPVNQATNSGSGHYFFSGTESDVAPGAEDLSGVTDNGEMKVKEPIQHPPSPSLSSNFKTHRGQDKEALHHTITLRDVSLRENPTLPLETVGRALAQTGIQSPPSALPLPSNHVTTSSPTSSAESGNVVKIQDDRTMNITYVTNFTNSTDASWPVNDSNISEAPSTASGSFMNRQVPATTQGPWGSGNQSGPALGPPHEKNTICLDKMDIVWLVLAISVPVSSCSVLLTVCCMRKKKKSATQENNLSYWNDAITMDYFTRHAVELPREIQSLETEEQETCLPPNGDYSDSGVVLVNPFCQETLFINRDKASDI from the exons ATGAAGAGAAGCCTGCAGGTCCTGCCCCACCAGCTGCTGA GTGTTCTGCTGATTCTGTCTGTGCCAGTTGGGCTGGTGTTCTCCACAGAGGAGCTTCAACCCAGCCAAACCCCTCGGGATTTTGTGTCGATGTCAACAAGCAGCAGAACTCTCGCCACCCTCTCAGCGGGACCCTTGAGCTGGCAGGAGGGTTCCAGGACTGGGGATCTGCACATCCAGTCAATGGCCTCCCTAGAAGCCAACAGTAGACCCACGGCTGTACACTCATTCCAGACACCGAAGAACACTGTACCATCTGCCATAATTCAAACATCAACAGTAGGGGTGCATGCTTTTGGTTCCAGGGATCAGGCAATACCTAATGTCCCTCTTCCAGAATCAGATGCACACCAACTGACCTCTAGAAGTATGGTCAATAGAACAAGCTCTGGGTTTTTCACCACTAAAACCCAAGACCAGAACTTTAGCACTAATACAGACAAGCCGAGTACAATCAGTAGAAAGCCGGTGAACCAAGCCACAAATTCTGGCTCTGGTCATTATTTTTTCTCAGGAACTGAAAGTGATGTGGCCCCTGGAGCCGAGGACCTTTCAGGGGTCACAGACAATGGAGAGATGAAAGTGAAGGAACCCATTCAACATCCACCATCACCTTCTTTGTCTTCAAACTTCAAAACCCACAGAGGGCAGGATAAGGAGGCTTTGCACCACACCATTACATTGCGTGACGTGTCTTTGAGGGAGAATCCCACTCTCCCATTGGAAACGGTGGGAAGAGCTTTGGCACAAACTGGCATCCAGTCCCCTCCTTCAGCTCTGCCCTTGCCTTCTAACCATGTTACAACATCCAGTCCCACTTCTTCAGCAGAGAGCGGGAACGTTGTGAAAATCCAAGATGATAGAACCATGAATATAACTTACGTCACAAATTTTACCAACAGCACTGACGCCTCATGGCCTGTGAATGATTCGAACATCTCAGAGGCACCCTCCACAGCTAGCGGGAGCTTCATGAACAGGCAGGTCCCAGCCACCACGCAAGGCCCATGGGGGTCTGGGAACCAGTCGGGTCCAGCTCTGGGTCCTCCTCACGAAAAAAACACCATCTGCCTGGACAAAATGGACATTGTGTGGTTGGTTCTTGCCATTAGCGTGCCTGTCTCCTCATGCT ctgtgctgcttaccGTATGCTGTATGAGGAAAAAGAAGAAGTCTGCAACTCAGGAGAACAACTTGAGCTACTGGAATGATGCCATCACCATGGATTACTTCACCCGCCATGCTGTGGAGCTCCCACGCGAGATACAATCACTGGAGACTGAG GAACAAGAGACGTGTCTGCCCCCTAATGGTGACTACAGTGATAGCGGCGTGGTTCTGGTTAACCCCTTTTGCCAAGAGACTCTCTTTATCAACAGAGACAAGGCATCTGATATCTAA